The sequence AAACGTCAGTGCGAAGAGTTAGAGATTCGGTTATTTATTGCAGCTTACATTCTGCACGATTTTGATAAGTTCCCTAATTATTCTACCTGGCTTTTAACGACATCTGATAAGTTTGCAGAGCGTGACTGGCGTAAACAACCACCTCATAAATCAGATGCGCTTAACTTTGGGCGTGAATTTGTTCGAGAAAATATTATTGCATTTGGGTTAGATAAATTCTTAGGAAAAGATTGGGAAAGCTACATTGATGATATTGTTTGGCTGAGTCATAATGCAGGGGAAAAATATGATAGCGATCGCGGTTTAGATATACGTGGGTTACAATGTCGCCTTGATACTAGAGTAAGAGGAGTTTTGCAAACTCTCGTGCGAGTCGCAGACTTATTTGCATCGGTAATCAAATATCCCCAAGATATAGAAAGTAATCATCGCAGTGACGGTTTACCAGAGTTACTAAACGATTTGAGTAATGGTCAATTACAGTTTAGCTACCATGCTTTATCTGACAATCGGGGTGTCCTCACAAACATTTTAAATAACGCCTTAATTAATGCTCATCCAAAAAAATATTACATACCATTATTATATTTACCTAACGGTGTTGTCTATCTAGCTAATGTTGATGCTCCTGCTATTAATACTGATGATATTTCCGCTCAAGTTATTGCTAAAATTAAAAGCCTTTGTAGTAACCAGTTGACTAAAAGACAAATAGGTTTTAGTAGAGATGGTAAAGGCTTAAAGTTTGCTGACTACTACTGGTTATTTTTCAGTATTGATGAATTAATGAAAGTCAGCATCAATGCTGCTTGCAGAATTATTTCTGATACTAAAGTAGCATCAGCTAGTAAGCGTAGCGAAAGCCTACAAAATTTTCAGCAAAATGGTGAGTTATCAAGTAGTTTAAATTTAGTATTTGGTAATGAAATTCAAATTGATAGATTAGCAGAATTTGGTGATACTTTGTGTCGAGGTATATGGGGGAAATGGTGCGATCGCGCTAAAGAATATCAAAAAAAGTTTTCTAAAAATCAACGCAAAGTAATCCCAGATTTAGACCCTACTCAAAAATTAGCTGAATATTTAGGTTTATCACAGGAAATAACTGCTATCAAACAAATTCAATCATTAAAGAAAACTGGCGGTGTTCCGCTTGATTGGTACTATATAGCAGCTAGATACTACGAAAACAATCCAGGTAAAGATTTAGCACAAAGTATAGAGCTAATGGAAGGTATGGGAGCTTGTGCAGCTAATCTTATTCAGCCAATTATAGGAGACTTAGAAATTCCTGATGGTTGGGATGATTTGCGAACTTACGTTAGCAGAGTAATCTCATTACCTACAGGAGCAGTTATTGAACCCAAACCAGAGCAATTTTTAGTGGAGTTGAACCGATATCATGCTGCTAAAGTTACAACAGGAAGAGGTAGAGAAAATGTTTGCGCGATGTCCAGTTCTGCTTATACTGTAACTGAACAAATGGAATCAGCAACTTTATTTGCTCCCCAAGTTTACAGCAACCGCCAAATTTTATTCAACACGCAAGCAGCGAAACGGCAAATTTGCTCAATTTGGTCAATTGAAATCATGTTGCGGCAAATTTTGATGAGTAAAACAAATGCTACTGGTGCAGATTTTGAAAGTCAAAAATATCGGTATCTCTATCTCTACCCTACTTATTTCTTTACGCCAGAAACTAATAAATTTCTTCAAAAAGCTTACAATTCAATTGCTCAAACTCGATTTGATGCTGAACTGCGTAAACATTTCGTTTCTAAAGAACAAGTTGCTAATTTCAAAATAGATAATTATCAACAAGTTGATGATTTATTGATTAAGCAGAATATTCAGCCAGAAGATGATCGAACTTTTAAGATAAACTATCCTGAAGATGAAACTTTAACTTTTTTCTTTATCGGTTTACCACCAGGGCGCGATCCAACTGATACCGAATCGTGGATAATGCCAGCTTGGTTAGCTTTAACCTTGCCCTTGGTGATGGATGTTAAAGTTGTGGCATCTGAATCACCTGTACCACCTTTCATCAATGGTGCAGATTTTGAACAAACAACTCTACTCGATGGTGAACATCAAGCTATTCGTTCTTTAGTTAAGAAAGATAGCTATCGATTGGACAGTATTCTACCACGTGAATCACAAAAATTTTCTCCTCTAAATGCACTCACTGCTGCTTACTGTATTCACTTAGAAGTTAACCGGAAAAAAGATGGTAATCCTGACTGGGGTAAATTAGGAGATTTAGCACGCGACTTAGAAACTAATCCTTTATATGTCTTTCATTATCTGAATAAATGGCTAAGAAAACAGGACAAAATTGAAACTGTATCTCTTGCCAAAATTCGATTATATTTTGATTTTTACTACTACTTTGAACCCGAAGGAGACAAAGTGAATCAACTACGTCAACTTACTCAACTCTTCCGTCGATTTTATCGAGCTAAGAGTCAGTACGCCAAAGCAAATGCAATTCTTAAACCAATTGATGAGGCAGCTAACGTAATTTTGAAATTTGATAAAACTTTAGCTAATGATAATCAATGTATCACAGATGTCGTGTATGCACGCGTAGCAAAGCTAATGAATAATGTAAGACGCGGTACGGCTGAGGGAAAACCTACTTTAAAATTAGTTGATGGCAAATGGAAACCTGCTTTAACCCCAGAAGAGGAACGTCAAGCCGTTTATGTGTTTGCTGAGTATTTTGTGAGTGAGATTTTTGAGGGAAGTTTTAAAGGCGATCGCGCACGTTTAGCAGGTACACAATTAAATTTGATTCGAGATACGTGTGAATATTTATACCGCCTTGAAGACGACAAAGAACGTCAAGAAAGGAAAGTTGTTGAACCAGACGAAATTTCTGATATTGAAAATTCAGAAGTAGCTTAAGTTTTTACTAACGTAATCTTATAGGAGACAAAAAAATGCAATTTCTCAAAACTGTTGATGCTAAATTTTTCCACGACGAAATTCCTGCTAAACCAATGGGTAAATATGCTCATTTTATTACTATTCGTGTGACTGAATCTTACCCATTATTTCAAACTGATGGCGAATTAAATAAAGCAAGAGTCCGTGCTGGAGTTAACAATCCAGAACCAATTAGCCGCTTAGCAATGTTTAAACGCAAACAGTCTACACCGGAGCGTTTAACTGGGCGTGAATTATTGCGCAACTATCAGATCGGTGATTGGGAAAAGTGTGATTACAACGTAGATTTTAGTAAAACTACACCCGACTGCATTCTATATGGATTTGCAATTGGTGACTCTGGTTCAGAAAAATCAAAAGTTGTAGTAGACACAGCTTATTCAATTACTTCCTTTGATGATTCACATCTAAATTTTACGCTCAACGCACCATTTGAAAATGGCACTATGAGCCGCAAAGGAGAAGTAACCAGCCGTATTAACAGTCAAGACCACATCTTACCGCAAATTTTCTTTCCAAGTATTGTGACACTAAAAGATCCTACAGAAGCAAGCTTTCTGTATGTTTTTAACAACATTTTACGAACACGTCACTACGGAGCGCAAACAACTCGTACTGGTAGGGTTCGCAATCAATTAATTGGAATAGTATTTGCTGATGGTGAAATTGTAAGCAACTTACGATGGACACAAAAAATCTATGACTTGCTTAAAGATAAAGAGCAAATTAATCCTCCTGATCCACTTAGTGAAGATGATGTTTTACAAGCTGCCAACCACGCAATCACTGAATTAATGACTCAAGAGTGCATTTCTCATAGCGACTTCATTGGTAATAATTTCCAGCCTCTATTAATTGAAGTTAAATCAATTACTGGCGATGAAAATAGACTGAAAGAATTGTTAAATAAAGCGAATACCGAGTCATCTACTTATGCAAAGCAGTACATTCTTAAGCCAGGAAAAGAGAAGAAAGCTGACAATAAAACTAGAGCAAGTGCAGCTAAGGAGTAAAACAAATGGCTTTAATTTATTGCTGTCAATTAGAATTACACGATAGCCTCTACTATGCAACTCGTGAGATTGGAAGACTTTATGAAACAGAGCCAGTGCTTCACAACTATGCTCTTTGTTATGCGCTGGGTTTAGTTGATAGTGAAGTTTACGCGACTACAGTTGTCGAAGAACATTCATATCGTTACTTTTGTCCTGAACAAGTTCCTAAATATAAGGAGCATCTAACACCACTTAATCGGCAAGGAATTTATGTAACTCCAGCGCGTTCAATTGAACATACTGCTATGCTCAATACCTGGAAGTATACTAACAACAACTATCATGTCGAGATGGAAAAGACTCAAAAGAATATCCCTAGTTTTGGTAGGGCAAAAGAAGTTGCGCCGGAAAGTCTATTTGAGTTTTTTGTAATCTGTCAAAAGGAAATTCAATTACCGAAATGGATTCGCCTAGGCAAGTGGATGAGTAAAGCAGAAGTAAAGCAGTTAGATTATTTAGAAGTAAAACCTTCAACCACAGAAGAAAACTTTACTTTTCCTTACCCGCTCAATCCGTTAGATGCGATGTTGACCCATCAAATTATCAGTTACGATGTGGTAAATATGCCTCCTGTTAGCTTGATTCAAAATATCCAGATTCAAGGGCATTGCTATCAGTACGAGCAGTTACAAATCCCTGCTAGAATGCAATACCGTTTTCAAGGATAAGTTACTTGACAGTCACTGAGTAAAAATTGAGAAAGTCAAAGAAGCCTATAATTGCAGACTTTAAATAGATTTTTGAAAACAAATTTATTTTGTTTTGTGTGTTTACTCGCTCACTATGCTTCACATCTCAATTCTTAACTTACTTTCCCAATTTCCTATTCAACCTAGACACCCTAGTAGTAAACATCTCCAGGTATTTTTAAACTTGGTTAGTTCTATCGATAAAACATTAAAAAACTCATCCCCCTGGAACCCACTTTGAAATACTATCATCAACACCCCAATGCCTTTCCCAGCAATTACCTCAAGGATTTGTGTGGAGAAATTCAAGCTTGTTCTTACTTTGCTGTTAATAACCTCAACCGCGACTTTGTCAATACCAAGGGATTTTCTCTAGTATTTCAGCGATCGCACTTGGCAAAAGTAACGCAGCAGTTTCCTTTTTTCAAGCCTTATCTAAATCACGCTCTCCAGCCAAATTGTAATGCTTTTTACCTCAATCCCTTACTACTCAAGGAAGGCTCTCGCGTCGATCCACACGTCGATCGATCGCTACGTTCTTATTGTAAAACCATTGAGCCACCGGCGATCGTCAGCGTTCTTTATGTGCAAGTACCACCCAACTTACAAGGAGGAGAACTAGTACTGTGCTGTAACAAACGCCAAGTTGGGCAAATTAAGCCGCAAACGAATACTTTGCTTTATTTTCAAGGTGACTTAACTCATTCTGTTAATGCTGTGAAAACTCCAGGAACTCGCCTGAGTTTAGTTTGCGAACAGTATAGTTTAAGCGAGGCTGAACTTACAGAAATCCCGCCGTTTACCGTGGAGTCAAGAGTTGTTCAGTCTAAAACGAAGAAGAGATATGCCGCATAGTTTAGTTTTAAATTTACTCCCCAAGTCCCCAATTTATCCTAACTATCTTACAGGAAGACATCTTCATGCATTGTTTTTAACGCTGGTGAGTTCGGTAGATAAAACATTAGGAAATAGCCTCCACGCTTCCAGTGCAGATAAAGCTTTTACTCTTAGCCCTTTACAAACAAATAAATCAAAACATAACTTGCAGTGGGAACATCAACAACCTATCCCTGCTGGTACTCCTTGCTGGTGGAGGATCTCTTTACTCGATGATAGTTTATTTGGCAAACTTACTCAACTATGGCTAAATCTTAATCCAAAATATCCTTGGCATCTTGGTTCGGCTGACTTATACATTACCAGCATTTTAGGTACTCCCCAGTCAACGCAAGCTTGGGCAAATGCAACTACCTATGCACAATTATACGAGCAAGCTTCTGAGATTGAACGCGAACTTGCCTTTCGCTTTTACACTCCTACTTGCTTTCGTCAAGGTGAATTTGATGCTGCTTTACCGACAAGAGAATGCGTTTTCAATAGCTTACTCCATCGTTGGCAAAAACACAGTGGCATCGATTTTGAACCTAATCTTACAGCAGTTATCTTCCCCAGTTATTTCAATATTGGTACTACGATGGTTGCGGATTCTCGCAGTAAGTTTATTGGCTGTATTGGAGAAGTAACCTATCGAATTTTAGGTGAAGTTGATCCGGTAATCATGAAACAAATTAATACTCTAGCTGATTTTGCTCTCTACTGCGGTGCAGGTAGAAAAACAACAATGGGAATGGGAATGCTGCGGAGAATTAAACTTCCAAGAAAATAATCACAAGAATATGCATGATACTGATTATATTCCAATTGCGGCTCTGAATCAATATACATATTGTCCGCATCGATGTTGGCGGATGTTTTGTGCAGGTGAATTTAGCGATAATCAATACACAATCGAAGGCACTAGCTTACACGATCGCGTCCACACATTAGGAGATGGACACCGTGAAGAAACTTGGCAAATTCGCGCAATTTGGTTGAAATCTGAACGCTACGGTTTAATTGGCAAAGCTGATTTAATTGAATCCACTGACGGTCATTTTTATCCGATTGAATACAAACGGGGAAAGAAAGGAGAATGGGATAACGATGAAATGCAAGTTACCGCACAGGCGCTTTGTCTAGAAGATATGACTGGTTCGCCCGTAACGCAGGGATACGTTTACTACGCCCAGTCACATCAGCGTCAATCGGTCAAAATAACGCCAGAATTACGAGAGAGTGCGATCGCTACTATTGAGGCTGTTCATAATTTACTCGAAACAGGCAAAATGCCACCAGCAATATACGGTCAACGTTGTACGGGTTGTAGTTTATATTCGCAGTGCTTACCGCAAGCCACTGCAAAAGTTCAGCGCTATCAAGAAGCTAGTTAATTTTATTTGTAATTAATATGGGTACAGTTTACATTACACAACAAGATGCTTTTATTGGTAAAACTGACGAACGTTTGAGTATCAAAGCCGATAAACAAACTTTATTAGATGTACCATTAATTAAAGTAGATGGTATTGTCATTTTAGGACGCGCTACAGTCTCTCCAGCAGCAGTTTATGAGTTTTTAGAACGTCACATTCCTTTAAGTTTTCTCACAGCTACAGGAAAATATCTTGGACGCTTAGAACCAGAAGTTACTAAAAATATCTTTGTTCGTAAAGCACAATGGCAAGCTATCGGAGAATCTACACAAGCAGTACATATTGTCAAAGGTTTTGTGCGCGGTAAACTCAAAAATTACCGCAATGCATTATTACGCGCTCAACGCTCAAATACTGAACTTGACTTAAATAACAGTATCACGCGCTTAGAACAAGCGATCGCACCCCTAGACAAAACAAACACAATTGCTTCATTGCGTGGTTTAGAAGGTGCGGGTAGTGCTGCATACTTTGGTAGTTTGAATCAACTCATTCGTGCAGAAGGCTTTACATTTGAATCTCGACGCCGAAGACCGCCAACTGATCCTGTTAATGCTTTACTAAGTTTAGGCTATGCTTTACTTCGCCATGATGTGCAAAGTGCTGTCAACATCGTCGGATTTGATGCTTATCTAGGATATCTGCACGTCGAACGTTACGGTCGTCCTTCGTTGGCATTAGACTTGATGGAAGAATTTCGCCCTTTAGTTGTCGATGCAGTTGTGTTATCTGCGTTGAATAAGCGATCGCTTCTACCAACAGATTTCACCACCGAACCGTTAAGTCATGCTGTGTCTCTTACTACAGAAGGGTTACGAACATTTTTGCGGTTGTACGAACAGAAGAAACAATCTAAATTTAAGCATCCGGTATTAGGGCGACAGTGTACATACCAAGAAGCATTTGAAATTCAAGCGCGGTTATTAGCTAAATACCTGATGGGTGAAACAGATAAGTATCCTCCTTTAGTACTGAAGTAGAGGAGGCAATGAAATGTATATCGTTGTGTCTTATGATGTTTCTGAAGATAAGCGTCGCACCAAGATTCACTCAATTCTCAAATCTTACGGTCAGTGGGTACAATACAGTATTTTTGAATGTAACTTAACCGATGGTCAGTATGCGAGAATGCGATCGCGTTTATCCAAACTGATCAAAGCCGAAGACAGCATTCGGTTTTACTTTCTGTGTGGATGTTGTCAAGGTAAAGTAGAAAGACTTGGTGGAGAACAACCACGCGATGAAACAATCTTTTTTGCTTAGGTGAAACATTATTTGCGCGGAAGGGTAGCTGTTTATTCCTAGTTAGGCTTAAACAAGCCACGAAAGCCTTTATATAGAAGTATTATAAGCCTCTCTGTTCTGCCTCTAGATCCGCGCATTTTCTCAAATGCTCATCAGATATAACTTATCGCTTGTCATCCCACCTATTTATCTGTCTTCTTGATTTAGAAATGCTATATTGGCGTCTATATCGCGCAACTGCACCATGAAAACTACATACTGTAAACTTTTCAGCCACCTGCGATTTCAATTAACATAAATCCTTATCAGGGATTGAAAGCTAAACTAACAATAAGATAACCTAGGGGTAGTCGTAATTTCAATTAACATAAATCCTTATCAGGGATTGAAAGAGACTAGACATTGAGGTTTATTCCTTAGTAACAGATTTCAATTAACATAAATCCTTATCAGGGATTGAAAGAACCAAGTCCAAGCGCTTAGACGCCATTTGAGATTATTTCAATTAACATAAATCCTTATCAGGGATTGAAAGGGAGTCTGTACCAAAACGAGCATCACTGCTACCCATTTCAATTAACATAAATCCTTATCAGGGATTGAAAGTATTGAGCTAAAGCGATCGCAGTGGGGTAGCAATCCGGCATTTCAATTAACATAAATCCTTATCAGGGATTGAAAGGTTAAAACTCCAATTGATACGGGACTAACCACATATTTCAATTAACATAAATCCTTATCAGGGATTGAAAGCCAAGAAAGTGAAAAAGCAGAACGAGAGCTAACAATTTCAATTAACATAAATCCTTATCAGGGATTGAAAGAAAAACAAGCGGCGCAGAACTGGAAGCTAATGCAATTTCAATTAACATAAATCCTTATCAGGGATTGAAAGTGATGTGCAAACAGCTATAAATGCTGAAAGGGCAGAATTTCAATTAACATAAATCCTTATCAGGGATTGAAAGGAAAAAGATTATAACATGGGTTAGGGATATTTTATTTCAATTAACATAAATCCTTATCAGGGATTGAAAGAGGGATAGAGCGCGAAATTATTCAGAACAATATCATTTCAATTAACATAAATCCTTATCAGGGATTGAAAGGGATTTGATCGCGCCCAAAATGCGATCTTAAGCGATTTCAATTAACATAAATCCTTATCAGGGATTGAAAGCTGTGCAATTAAATTATGAATGGCAAACTTTAGCCGATTTCAATTAACATAAATCCTTATCAGGGATTGAAAGTTAAAACTCATCAACAAAATAATTATGCTACTTTGAATTTCAATTAACATAAATCCTTATCAGGGATTGAAAGGGATAGGCTTCTTTCCATTCCTCAAATGTTAATGAATTTCAATTAACATAAATCCTTATCAGGGATTGAAAGGCTGTTTGTGCTGCATTGATTCCAAAGTGCCGAGCATTTCAATTAACATAAATCCTTATCAGGGATTGAAAGTTGTAGAGGTTGGCTTTTCCCTTGCGTGTTTTTGATTTCAATTAACATAAATCCTTATCAGGGATTGAAAGATTTCAAGTACAGTACCACGCAGACAACTCAATATTTCAATTAACATAAATCCTTATCAGGGATTGAAAGATGGGCATCTAATCGTGGGAATACAATCCGCAAATTTCAATTAACATAAATCCTTATCAGGGATTGAAAGGATTACCAATTCCAACTTGGCATTGTCAGGAAAACTGACATTTCAATTAACATAAATCCTTATCAGGGATTGAAAGCTTTAATTTAGCGATAATCGGGGCGTAGCCATTGAATTTCAATTAACATAAATCCTTATCAGGGATTGAAAGCCAATTTTTGCGAGTTCATCTAATCCTTTTTGGTATTTCAATTAACATAAATCCTTATCAGGGATTGAAAGGGTTCATTCTCGCCATAGTCTTTAAATACTCTACCATTTCAATTAACATAAATCCTTATCAGGGATTGAAAGATTTCCTGCATTCCAAGTAGCAAATATTTGTTGTATTTCAATTAACATAAATCCTTATCAGGGATTGAAAGGAACCCAGTCACCAAGATTCTAAAATGACGATACGATTTCAATTAACATAAATCCTTATCAGGGATTGAAACAGTCTGTAGATGAGGCGATCGCTGAATTTATGAGTATTTCAATTAACATAAATCCTTATCAGGGATTGAAACGATGAGTTGCGCGATCGCCTTAGCTGGATGAATAAATATTTCAATTAACATAAATCCTTATCAGGGATTGAAACAATTTTCTAGCCATGCGTACACGCCACCAATAGTTTATTTCAATTAACATAAATCCTTATCAGGGATTGAAACTTAGTAATTCTGTTTTTGCTTTCACTCGTCCTAGTTTCATTTCAATTAACATAAATCCTTATCAGGGATTGAAACCCAATATAACATATTCATCAATCTTCCCAAGATTTTATATACATTTCAATTAACATAAATCCTTATCAGGGATTGAAACAAAGTTATTGACGGCGTTCACCCAAGCTTTTCCATTTCAATTAACATAAATCCTTCTCAGGGATTGAAACATTTACATCAGCAACAACTGCAACTTACTTTCGACATTTCAATTAACATAAATCCTTATCAGGGATTGAAACTGCAAAATGGCACAAAAATGAGCTTTGATTGCTGATTTCAATTAACATAAATCCTTATCAGGGATTGAAACGAATAGCTCAACCAACGCTTTATCTGATAGCGGTTTGTAAATTTCAATTAACATAAATCCTTATCAGGGATTGAAACTTCCGCCGTTTTCAAACTGCATTTGACCGATTCTATTTCAATTAACATAAATCCTTATCAGGGATTGAAACAACTTACAACCCTGCAGACGCAACTGAGACTTATATTTCAATTAACATAAATCCTTCTCAGGGATTG comes from Gloeocapsopsis sp. IPPAS B-1203 and encodes:
- the cas10d gene encoding type I-D CRISPR-associated protein Cas10d/Csc3, encoding MSEDNFEEFLEISNFDNDDEEQDTPLQRELLTIRLFKNAIREAAGNEDDLILTSFAENVLPNLIHQLVGATAKGGQFTEDRKAENKNVERSKHDQSFISHLLNGLFPTYRIVRKLRSADIGTNRVKRQCEELEIRLFIAAYILHDFDKFPNYSTWLLTTSDKFAERDWRKQPPHKSDALNFGREFVRENIIAFGLDKFLGKDWESYIDDIVWLSHNAGEKYDSDRGLDIRGLQCRLDTRVRGVLQTLVRVADLFASVIKYPQDIESNHRSDGLPELLNDLSNGQLQFSYHALSDNRGVLTNILNNALINAHPKKYYIPLLYLPNGVVYLANVDAPAINTDDISAQVIAKIKSLCSNQLTKRQIGFSRDGKGLKFADYYWLFFSIDELMKVSINAACRIISDTKVASASKRSESLQNFQQNGELSSSLNLVFGNEIQIDRLAEFGDTLCRGIWGKWCDRAKEYQKKFSKNQRKVIPDLDPTQKLAEYLGLSQEITAIKQIQSLKKTGGVPLDWYYIAARYYENNPGKDLAQSIELMEGMGACAANLIQPIIGDLEIPDGWDDLRTYVSRVISLPTGAVIEPKPEQFLVELNRYHAAKVTTGRGRENVCAMSSSAYTVTEQMESATLFAPQVYSNRQILFNTQAAKRQICSIWSIEIMLRQILMSKTNATGADFESQKYRYLYLYPTYFFTPETNKFLQKAYNSIAQTRFDAELRKHFVSKEQVANFKIDNYQQVDDLLIKQNIQPEDDRTFKINYPEDETLTFFFIGLPPGRDPTDTESWIMPAWLALTLPLVMDVKVVASESPVPPFINGADFEQTTLLDGEHQAIRSLVKKDSYRLDSILPRESQKFSPLNALTAAYCIHLEVNRKKDGNPDWGKLGDLARDLETNPLYVFHYLNKWLRKQDKIETVSLAKIRLYFDFYYYFEPEGDKVNQLRQLTQLFRRFYRAKSQYAKANAILKPIDEAANVILKFDKTLANDNQCITDVVYARVAKLMNNVRRGTAEGKPTLKLVDGKWKPALTPEEERQAVYVFAEYFVSEIFEGSFKGDRARLAGTQLNLIRDTCEYLYRLEDDKERQERKVVEPDEISDIENSEVA
- the cas7d gene encoding type I-D CRISPR-associated protein Cas7/Csc2, with amino-acid sequence MQFLKTVDAKFFHDEIPAKPMGKYAHFITIRVTESYPLFQTDGELNKARVRAGVNNPEPISRLAMFKRKQSTPERLTGRELLRNYQIGDWEKCDYNVDFSKTTPDCILYGFAIGDSGSEKSKVVVDTAYSITSFDDSHLNFTLNAPFENGTMSRKGEVTSRINSQDHILPQIFFPSIVTLKDPTEASFLYVFNNILRTRHYGAQTTRTGRVRNQLIGIVFADGEIVSNLRWTQKIYDLLKDKEQINPPDPLSEDDVLQAANHAITELMTQECISHSDFIGNNFQPLLIEVKSITGDENRLKELLNKANTESSTYAKQYILKPGKEKKADNKTRASAAKE
- the cas5d gene encoding type I-D CRISPR-associated protein Cas5/Csc1, whose product is MALIYCCQLELHDSLYYATREIGRLYETEPVLHNYALCYALGLVDSEVYATTVVEEHSYRYFCPEQVPKYKEHLTPLNRQGIYVTPARSIEHTAMLNTWKYTNNNYHVEMEKTQKNIPSFGRAKEVAPESLFEFFVICQKEIQLPKWIRLGKWMSKAEVKQLDYLEVKPSTTEENFTFPYPLNPLDAMLTHQIISYDVVNMPPVSLIQNIQIQGHCYQYEQLQIPARMQYRFQG
- a CDS encoding 2OG-Fe(II) oxygenase, producing MKYYHQHPNAFPSNYLKDLCGEIQACSYFAVNNLNRDFVNTKGFSLVFQRSHLAKVTQQFPFFKPYLNHALQPNCNAFYLNPLLLKEGSRVDPHVDRSLRSYCKTIEPPAIVSVLYVQVPPNLQGGELVLCCNKRQVGQIKPQTNTLLYFQGDLTHSVNAVKTPGTRLSLVCEQYSLSEAELTEIPPFTVESRVVQSKTKKRYAA
- the cas6 gene encoding CRISPR-associated endoribonuclease Cas6 — encoded protein: MPHSLVLNLLPKSPIYPNYLTGRHLHALFLTLVSSVDKTLGNSLHASSADKAFTLSPLQTNKSKHNLQWEHQQPIPAGTPCWWRISLLDDSLFGKLTQLWLNLNPKYPWHLGSADLYITSILGTPQSTQAWANATTYAQLYEQASEIERELAFRFYTPTCFRQGEFDAALPTRECVFNSLLHRWQKHSGIDFEPNLTAVIFPSYFNIGTTMVADSRSKFIGCIGEVTYRILGEVDPVIMKQINTLADFALYCGAGRKTTMGMGMLRRIKLPRK
- the cas4 gene encoding CRISPR-associated protein Cas4, whose protein sequence is MHDTDYIPIAALNQYTYCPHRCWRMFCAGEFSDNQYTIEGTSLHDRVHTLGDGHREETWQIRAIWLKSERYGLIGKADLIESTDGHFYPIEYKRGKKGEWDNDEMQVTAQALCLEDMTGSPVTQGYVYYAQSHQRQSVKITPELRESAIATIEAVHNLLETGKMPPAIYGQRCTGCSLYSQCLPQATAKVQRYQEAS
- the cas1d gene encoding type I-D CRISPR-associated endonuclease Cas1d — protein: MGTVYITQQDAFIGKTDERLSIKADKQTLLDVPLIKVDGIVILGRATVSPAAVYEFLERHIPLSFLTATGKYLGRLEPEVTKNIFVRKAQWQAIGESTQAVHIVKGFVRGKLKNYRNALLRAQRSNTELDLNNSITRLEQAIAPLDKTNTIASLRGLEGAGSAAYFGSLNQLIRAEGFTFESRRRRPPTDPVNALLSLGYALLRHDVQSAVNIVGFDAYLGYLHVERYGRPSLALDLMEEFRPLVVDAVVLSALNKRSLLPTDFTTEPLSHAVSLTTEGLRTFLRLYEQKKQSKFKHPVLGRQCTYQEAFEIQARLLAKYLMGETDKYPPLVLK
- the cas2 gene encoding CRISPR-associated endonuclease Cas2 produces the protein MYIVVSYDVSEDKRRTKIHSILKSYGQWVQYSIFECNLTDGQYARMRSRLSKLIKAEDSIRFYFLCGCCQGKVERLGGEQPRDETIFFA